The following are encoded together in the Lathyrus oleraceus cultivar Zhongwan6 chromosome 3, CAAS_Psat_ZW6_1.0, whole genome shotgun sequence genome:
- the LOC127129440 gene encoding uncharacterized protein LOC127129440, whose protein sequence is MPEENECVADMTLNLVQPKNMLATLKRKRPKNISNIKQMYNIRYQTNKASRGNKTEMQQLLKLLDDNSYVSMYRTCEDGVTDRDIFWTRPDSIKLFNMFPIVLIINSTHKYKLQLLEMVSVTSIENNYYVGFAFLERGKKDNVTWAL, encoded by the coding sequence ATGCCAGAAGAGAATGAATGTGTTGCTGACATGACATTGAATTTGGTTCAACCGAAAAATATGCTTGCAACTTTGAAACGTAAAAGACCCAAAAATATCTCAAATATCAAGCAAATGTATAATATTCGGTACCAAACTAACAAGGCGTCAAGGGGGAATAAAACTGAAATGCAACAACTCTTGAAACTATTGGATGATAACAGTTATGTTTCTATGTATCGAACGTGCGAGGATGGAGTTACAGAtagagatatattttggactcGTCCTGATTCCATCAAGTTGTTCAACATGTTTCCTATTGTGCTTATAATTAATTCAACGCACAAGTACAAACTTCAATTATTGGAGATGGTTAGTGTTACCTCTATTGAGAATAACTATTATGTCGGGTTTGCATTTCTAGAGAGAGGAAAAAAAGATAATGTTACTTGGGCCTTATAG